One genomic region from Phocoena sinus isolate mPhoSin1 chromosome 3, mPhoSin1.pri, whole genome shotgun sequence encodes:
- the TAS2R1 gene encoding LOW QUALITY PROTEIN: taste receptor type 2 member 1 (The sequence of the model RefSeq protein was modified relative to this genomic sequence to represent the inferred CDS: inserted 2 bases in 1 codon; substituted 3 bases at 3 genomic stop codons), translating to MLVSHLISHLCLAVIQFLIAVLVNGITVVVNGTHLIKQRKMIPLDLLVSCLAISRICLQLAIFYINLVVLSLMEFPQLAEKFIILTFINESGLXFATWLSLFYCAKIATIAHPHFRLKMRISKLVPWLVLESPLYASGMDVFHSKHRXIFSKEHFLGLFSPNATTQIKEIPALQFAFLFDEFSLPLLIFLISSLLLIFSLRRHTXQMRNTATGPRNPHTHVHISTLLSILSFLVLCLCRSMTAALLFSQIFNFRSFIFLYCILWVGSYHSGHXITLILGNPKMKQNAKKLLLHRKCCQ from the exons ATGCTGGTGTCTCACCTCATTAGCCACCTTTGTTTGGCAGTGATACAATTTCTTATTGCGGTTTTAGTAAATGGAATCACTGTGGTTGTGAATGGCACTCATTTGATCAAGCAGAGAAAGATGATTCCATTGGATCTCCTTGTTTCTTGCCTGGCGATTTCCAGGATTTGCCTGCAACTAGCCATCTTCTACATTAACCTGGTTGTTCTTTCCTTGATGGAATTCCCTCAGCTTGCTGAGAAGTTCATAATTCTCACATTTATAAATGAATCGGGACTTTGATTTGCCACATGGCTCAGCCTTTTCTACTGTGCCAAGATTGCCACCATTGCTCACCCACACTTCCGCTTGAAGATGAGGATATCCAAGTTGGTTCCTTGGCTGGTACTTGAGTCCCCGCTATATGCATCTGGCATGGATGTTTTCCACAGCAAACATAGGtagatattttccaaagaacactTCCTGGGCCTTTTCTCCCCAAATGCAACCACTCAAATTAAAGAAATACCTGCTTTACAGTTTGCCTTTCTTTTTGATGAGTTCTCATTGCCATTACTTATCTTCCttatttcttctctgctcttGATATTTTCCCTGAGGAGACACACCTGACAGATGAGAAACACAGCAACAGGCCCCAGGAACcctcacacacatgtgcacatcaGCACTCTTCTCTCCATCCTGTCCTTTCTGGTCCTCTGTCTCTGCCGCTCCATGACAGCTGCTTTGCTCTTTTCTCAAATTTTCAACTTTAGAAGCTTCATATTTCTGTACTGCATCTTGTGGGTTGGTTCATACCACTCTGGACA TATTACCTTAATTTTAGGAAAtcctaaaatgaaacaaaatgcaaagaaattgCTCCTCCACAGAAAGTGCTGTCAGTGA